A DNA window from Streptomyces canus contains the following coding sequences:
- a CDS encoding response regulator, whose amino-acid sequence MTIRVLLADDQALLRATFRILIDSCDDMEVVAEATDGAAAVDLARVHRPDVILMDIRMPETDGLAATSVICADSELSDTRVLILTTFEIDEYVAQALRSGASGFLGKDVTAEALLAGIRTVAAGDSLLSPGATRTLITRFLSAPGLGTRLAAADDLSGLTTREREVMAWVAEGHSNDEIAQKLFVSPLTVRTHVHRAMTKLGARDRAQLVVMAYQSGLVQPLPPEER is encoded by the coding sequence ATGACCATCCGCGTACTGCTCGCCGACGACCAGGCCCTGTTGCGGGCCACCTTCCGGATCCTCATCGACTCGTGCGACGACATGGAGGTGGTCGCGGAGGCCACCGACGGCGCCGCGGCGGTCGACCTCGCGCGCGTCCATCGCCCCGACGTGATCCTGATGGACATCCGCATGCCGGAAACCGACGGCCTGGCCGCCACGTCCGTGATCTGCGCGGACTCCGAGCTGTCCGACACGCGGGTGCTGATCCTGACCACGTTCGAGATCGACGAGTACGTCGCGCAGGCGCTGCGGTCCGGCGCCAGCGGCTTCCTCGGCAAGGACGTCACCGCGGAGGCCCTGCTCGCCGGCATCCGCACCGTGGCGGCCGGCGACTCCCTGCTCTCCCCCGGCGCCACCCGCACCCTGATCACCCGCTTCCTCTCCGCTCCGGGCCTGGGCACCCGGCTCGCGGCAGCCGACGACCTGAGCGGCCTCACCACCCGGGAACGGGAGGTGATGGCGTGGGTCGCCGAGGGGCACTCCAACGACGAGATCGCGCAGAAGCTCTTCGTCAGCCCCCTGACGGTGCGCACCCACGTCCACCGTGCGATGACGAAGCTGGGCGCCCGGGACCGCGCCCAGCTCGTCGTCATGGCCTACCAGTCCGGTCTGGTGCAGCCGCTGCCGCCCGAGGAGCGCTGA
- a CDS encoding TetR/AcrR family transcriptional regulator — protein sequence MDAREKILEAATELLAGASAADVSTRAVCEKAGVGAPMLYRLFGDKAGLLAAVVDRGFERYLASKREARPSEDPVEDLKSGWDNHMRFALEHPSHYRLMYSPELTVPPAAAQEAHDLLHGILERCAAEGRLTVPPTLATQMIMSANVGAALSMLTRPEQYADTKFSERLRDAVLDAVTWPAGPDTPREGRPVPVAAATLAARLRADLPPTLTAAESALLQQWLEKLSER from the coding sequence ATGGATGCGAGGGAAAAGATCCTTGAAGCGGCCACCGAGCTGCTGGCCGGTGCGTCGGCCGCCGATGTCTCCACGCGTGCCGTGTGCGAGAAGGCCGGGGTGGGTGCGCCGATGCTCTACCGGCTCTTCGGCGACAAGGCCGGTCTGCTGGCCGCCGTGGTCGACCGGGGATTCGAGCGGTATCTCGCGTCCAAGCGGGAGGCGCGGCCGAGCGAGGATCCGGTCGAGGACCTGAAGAGCGGCTGGGACAACCACATGCGCTTCGCGCTGGAGCACCCCAGCCACTACCGCCTGATGTACTCGCCCGAGCTGACCGTGCCCCCGGCCGCGGCCCAGGAGGCGCACGACCTGCTGCACGGCATCCTCGAGCGTTGTGCGGCCGAGGGGCGGCTGACGGTGCCGCCCACGCTGGCCACCCAGATGATCATGTCCGCCAATGTCGGGGCGGCCCTGTCGATGCTGACCAGGCCCGAGCAGTACGCGGACACGAAGTTCTCGGAGCGGCTGCGCGACGCGGTGCTGGATGCGGTGACCTGGCCCGCCGGACCCGACACGCCCCGGGAAGGCAGGCCGGTGCCCGTCGCTGCCGCCACACTGGCGGCCCGCCTGCGCGCCGACCTGCCGCCGACGCTCACCGCGGCGGAGTCGGCCCTGCTCCAGCAGTGGCTGGAGAAGCTCTCCGAGCGGTGA
- a CDS encoding SDR family oxidoreductase encodes MTTQPRTEQRVAIVTGGSRGIGRQIAQQLAADGFAVVVGYAGNKDAADEAVRAIEEAGGTAYAARADVADETEVAALFDQAEATYGGVDAVVHAAGRMPLSPIAELDLAELDALYRTNIRGTFVVDQQAARRLRPGGALVNLSSSVVGLAFPGYGAYAASKGAVEAVTLILARELRGRDVTVNAVAPGPTATDLFLDGKDEETIARLAAQPPLERLGTPQDIASVVSFLVSPAGHWVNGQVLRANGGII; translated from the coding sequence ATGACCACTCAGCCCCGGACGGAACAGCGTGTCGCGATCGTGACCGGCGGGTCGCGCGGTATCGGACGGCAGATCGCCCAGCAGCTCGCCGCCGACGGGTTCGCGGTCGTCGTCGGGTACGCGGGCAACAAGGACGCCGCCGACGAGGCCGTGCGCGCCATCGAGGAGGCGGGCGGCACCGCGTACGCCGCCCGCGCGGACGTCGCCGACGAGACCGAGGTCGCCGCCCTGTTCGACCAGGCGGAGGCCACGTACGGCGGTGTCGACGCGGTGGTCCACGCCGCGGGCCGGATGCCCCTCTCCCCGATCGCGGAGCTCGACCTCGCCGAGCTCGACGCCCTGTACCGCACCAACATCCGCGGCACCTTCGTCGTCGACCAGCAGGCCGCGCGCCGGCTGCGCCCGGGCGGCGCGCTCGTCAACCTCTCCAGCTCGGTCGTGGGCCTGGCCTTCCCCGGCTACGGCGCCTACGCGGCCAGCAAGGGCGCGGTCGAGGCCGTGACCCTGATCCTCGCCCGTGAGCTCCGCGGCCGTGACGTCACCGTCAACGCGGTGGCCCCCGGACCGACGGCGACCGACCTCTTCCTCGACGGCAAGGACGAGGAGACCATCGCCCGCCTGGCCGCACAGCCCCCGCTGGAGCGGCTGGGGACCCCCCAGGACATCGCCTCCGTCGTGTCGTTCCTGGTCAGCCCGGCCGGTCACTGGGTCAACGGGCAGGTGCTGCGGGCCAACGGAGGCATCATCTGA
- a CDS encoding VOC family protein, which produces MRPHFTGTSLITDDVPALAAFYARVLDAEVEGEAPFARVTVPGAVLSFFSTRGMESMVPGSTAAAASGSFTVEFRVTDVDARHERLAAQGVEILKPPTTQPWGRRSVWLRDPDGNIVNLYQEV; this is translated from the coding sequence ATGCGGCCCCACTTCACCGGCACCTCCCTGATCACCGACGACGTCCCGGCGCTCGCCGCCTTCTACGCGAGAGTCCTCGACGCGGAGGTGGAGGGCGAAGCGCCCTTCGCCCGGGTGACGGTCCCCGGCGCCGTCCTGTCCTTCTTCTCCACCCGGGGCATGGAGTCGATGGTGCCCGGTTCGACGGCCGCCGCCGCGAGCGGGAGCTTCACCGTGGAGTTCCGGGTCACCGACGTGGACGCACGCCACGAACGGCTGGCGGCCCAGGGTGTCGAGATCCTCAAGCCGCCGACCACCCAGCCGTGGGGCCGCCGGTCGGTGTGGCTGCGGGACCCGGACGGCAACATCGTGAACCTGTACCAGGAGGTCTGA
- the ligD gene encoding non-homologous end-joining DNA ligase has protein sequence MTLPLIPPMLATAGALPPASQDARWAYETKQDGQRVVVYLAGHGEVVLRARSGEEITGAYPELRPLGAALGATPAVLDGEILALDEQGRADFQLLQPRMQLAHSPGRAARRAAEAPVHLVLFDLMHLGRRSLLALPYAQRRARLDELELTGPHWSTPAALVGHGEQALRATREHGLEGLVCKRLDSVYEPGVRSRAWIKIRNMRSEDVVVGGWLPGKGRLTGLPGAVLVGQRGGGRLRYVGNVGTGWSEAERTELASLLAAAATDVCPFDPAPRVPGARWVLPRLVGEVRYSTRTRAGLLRQPSWLRLRPDLAPEESSADLPDSPP, from the coding sequence GTGACCCTCCCGTTGATCCCGCCCATGCTCGCCACCGCCGGCGCCCTGCCGCCCGCCTCACAGGACGCGCGCTGGGCCTATGAGACCAAGCAGGACGGCCAGCGGGTGGTGGTCTACCTCGCCGGGCACGGCGAGGTGGTGCTGCGCGCCCGGTCCGGGGAGGAGATCACCGGTGCCTATCCCGAACTGCGGCCGCTGGGCGCTGCGCTCGGCGCCACACCCGCCGTGCTCGACGGGGAGATCCTGGCGCTGGACGAACAGGGCCGCGCGGACTTCCAGTTGCTGCAACCGCGCATGCAGTTGGCTCACTCCCCGGGCAGAGCCGCGCGCCGGGCGGCCGAAGCGCCCGTGCATCTCGTGCTGTTCGACCTGATGCACCTGGGGCGGCGCTCGCTTCTCGCCCTCCCCTACGCACAGCGGCGCGCTCGACTGGACGAACTGGAGCTCACCGGCCCGCACTGGTCGACACCCGCCGCCCTCGTCGGCCACGGCGAGCAGGCCCTGCGCGCCACTCGTGAGCACGGTCTGGAAGGCCTGGTCTGCAAGCGGCTCGACTCGGTGTACGAACCCGGGGTGCGCTCCCGCGCCTGGATCAAGATCCGCAACATGCGCAGCGAGGACGTCGTCGTGGGCGGCTGGCTGCCCGGCAAGGGCAGGCTCACGGGTCTGCCGGGCGCGGTGCTGGTCGGACAGCGGGGCGGCGGGCGGCTGCGCTACGTCGGCAACGTGGGCACCGGCTGGAGCGAGGCGGAACGGACGGAGCTCGCCTCGCTGTTGGCCGCCGCGGCGACGGACGTGTGCCCCTTCGATCCCGCGCCGCGGGTCCCGGGTGCGCGCTGGGTGCTGCCCCGGCTGGTCGGCGAGGTCCGTTACAGCACCCGTACCCGGGCGGGGTTGCTGCGTCAGCCGTCCTGGTTGCGGCTGCGGCCGGATCTCGCGCCGGAGGAGTCCTCGGCCGACCTCCCCGACTCACCTCCGTGA
- a CDS encoding NPP1 family protein, with the protein MASPSFKKHRTRWFTGLAGAAALVVAFPSAAFAAPPKALPANAESAEYTYQPAFDYDTDGCYSTPAIGPDGTINGGLNPTGSLSGECHDASDLDNTNTYSRYKCNNGWCAYMYGLYFEKDQAIANSSIGGHRNDWEHVVIWVQNGTIQYVSTSNHGSFTVSAASGVRFDGTHAKIVYHKDGVSTHCFRLANSGDEPPENAKGTWQYPPLVGWNGYPSGLRDKLSAYDFGSANFGLKDANFAAHLSSAKPSGISFDPNA; encoded by the coding sequence GTGGCGTCACCGTCGTTCAAGAAGCACCGCACGAGATGGTTCACCGGCCTGGCCGGCGCCGCCGCGCTCGTCGTCGCCTTCCCCTCCGCCGCGTTCGCCGCCCCGCCCAAGGCGCTGCCCGCCAACGCCGAGAGCGCCGAGTACACCTACCAGCCGGCCTTCGACTACGACACCGACGGCTGCTACTCGACGCCCGCCATCGGCCCCGACGGCACGATCAACGGCGGTCTGAACCCGACGGGTTCGCTCAGCGGCGAGTGCCATGACGCCTCGGACCTCGACAACACCAACACGTACTCGCGCTACAAGTGCAACAACGGCTGGTGCGCCTATATGTACGGCCTGTACTTCGAGAAGGACCAGGCGATAGCGAACAGCAGCATCGGCGGGCACCGGAACGACTGGGAACACGTCGTGATCTGGGTGCAGAACGGCACGATTCAGTACGTGTCGACGTCCAACCACGGTTCGTTCACGGTGAGCGCGGCCTCCGGCGTCCGCTTCGACGGCACGCACGCGAAGATCGTCTACCACAAGGACGGCGTCAGCACGCACTGCTTCCGGCTGGCCAACTCGGGTGACGAGCCGCCGGAGAACGCCAAGGGCACGTGGCAGTACCCGCCGCTGGTCGGCTGGAACGGCTACCCGTCGGGGCTGCGCGACAAGCTGAGCGCGTACGACTTCGGCAGCGCCAACTTCGGCCTCAAGGACGCCAACTTCGCGGCCCATCTGTCGTCGGCGAAGCCGTCGGGGATCTCCTTCGACCCCAACGCCTGA
- a CDS encoding questin oxidase family protein, whose amino-acid sequence MDTIRTSDTSGHLEEALDRVHASGPEREGWLTNHAPMVVEALAAHGQAGSVHRWLDLYRDKLEDFPDRTAPVTDDNWPSALGDPRRIADWTDHFSRTLAERPWKDVLAEWWPRLLPGLYGGATHTVIRVGHAVRAVEAEENGPRLTELAHALGYWAARHQPVTGLVTLPGAATATDALDAVPAIEPGHVGFRNRLAAVRRLPVWAQEVTDPDTAKERLTELVRAATHRYATHGHGEPTMLVHAATAPNAVLRTLDSLPRDQWIPSLHAAWTASAAVTAMYAPVAPVAYAPPAHLTPEEVVERALAHGDEHVIKLTDTALDIGDEQALAAALRSVELSEPLV is encoded by the coding sequence ATGGACACGATCAGAACGAGCGACACGAGCGGACACCTCGAGGAGGCCCTGGACCGCGTCCACGCGTCCGGCCCGGAGCGAGAGGGCTGGCTGACCAACCACGCCCCCATGGTCGTCGAGGCACTCGCCGCGCACGGACAGGCCGGCTCCGTGCACCGGTGGCTGGACCTCTACCGGGACAAGCTGGAGGACTTCCCCGACCGCACCGCGCCGGTCACGGACGACAACTGGCCCTCGGCGCTGGGTGATCCGCGCCGGATCGCGGACTGGACCGACCATTTCTCCCGCACGCTCGCCGAGCGTCCCTGGAAGGACGTGCTCGCCGAGTGGTGGCCGCGCCTGCTGCCGGGCCTGTACGGCGGTGCCACGCACACGGTCATCCGGGTCGGCCACGCGGTCCGCGCGGTGGAGGCCGAGGAGAACGGACCCCGACTCACCGAACTCGCGCACGCGCTGGGCTACTGGGCGGCACGCCACCAGCCCGTGACGGGTCTCGTGACACTGCCGGGTGCGGCGACCGCCACGGACGCCCTGGACGCCGTACCCGCGATCGAGCCGGGGCACGTGGGGTTCCGGAACCGTCTGGCCGCCGTACGCCGACTGCCCGTGTGGGCGCAGGAGGTGACCGACCCGGACACCGCGAAGGAGCGGCTCACCGAACTCGTCCGCGCCGCGACCCACCGCTACGCCACCCACGGTCACGGCGAGCCTACGATGCTCGTCCACGCGGCCACGGCCCCCAACGCCGTGCTGCGGACCCTGGATTCCCTTCCCCGTGACCAGTGGATACCCAGCCTGCACGCGGCCTGGACGGCGTCGGCGGCGGTGACGGCGATGTACGCGCCCGTGGCACCGGTCGCCTACGCCCCTCCCGCGCACCTGACGCCCGAAGAGGTCGTGGAACGAGCCCTCGCCCACGGCGACGAGCACGTCATCAAGCTCACCGACACCGCCCTGGACATCGGCGACGAGCAGGCCCTCGCGGCCGCCCTGCGCTCGGTAGAACTCAGCGAGCCGCTCGTCTGA
- a CDS encoding ArsR/SmtB family transcription factor — MPLTLRLGPDDLRRCRFAVSPLCQTHEALRMLRRTARHGYHRAWLRRAAPTVAGLDLSPLWLFIPLAGGYTPDFLGPPPEEPYPRFEDELARVRATDPALAHTEMARSLACTPGLTESPQGRAALDDPAAAVRRLADLTEQAWRALVAPDWARHRAVLEADIAHRSRQVADAGLDALFAGLHPDVDWADGSLTLPVRGDMTDAQLADGRGVLLMPSVFVWPDVVSGFARPWQPTVIYPARGMGGLHTDETPRPSEALPRLLGRQRAAILAGLEDPASTTDLARRHGLAPSTVSAHLSVLREAGLLGSRRQGHHVLYGRTPLGDAVVSGA; from the coding sequence GTGCCGCTCACGCTGCGCCTGGGGCCCGACGACCTGCGACGGTGCCGGTTCGCGGTCTCGCCGCTGTGCCAGACCCACGAGGCGCTGCGCATGCTGCGCCGGACCGCCCGGCACGGCTACCACCGGGCCTGGCTGCGCCGCGCCGCGCCGACCGTGGCCGGGCTCGACCTGTCCCCGCTGTGGCTGTTCATCCCGCTCGCCGGCGGCTACACCCCCGATTTCCTGGGGCCGCCGCCGGAGGAGCCGTACCCCCGCTTCGAGGACGAGCTGGCCCGCGTGCGCGCCACCGACCCCGCCCTGGCCCACACCGAGATGGCCCGCTCGCTCGCCTGCACACCGGGGCTCACCGAGTCGCCGCAGGGCCGGGCCGCCCTCGATGACCCCGCCGCTGCCGTGCGGCGCCTCGCCGACCTCACCGAACAGGCCTGGCGGGCGCTGGTCGCCCCGGACTGGGCGCGCCATCGTGCCGTGCTGGAGGCCGACATCGCCCACCGGTCCCGGCAGGTGGCGGACGCGGGTCTGGACGCGCTGTTCGCCGGTCTGCATCCGGACGTCGACTGGGCCGACGGAAGCCTCACCCTTCCCGTGCGCGGCGACATGACGGACGCCCAGCTCGCCGACGGGCGGGGCGTGCTGCTCATGCCGAGTGTGTTCGTCTGGCCGGACGTGGTGAGCGGCTTCGCCCGGCCCTGGCAGCCGACGGTCATCTATCCCGCGCGCGGGATGGGCGGACTGCACACCGACGAGACGCCGCGCCCCTCGGAGGCGCTCCCACGCCTGCTGGGACGGCAGCGCGCGGCGATCCTGGCCGGGCTCGAGGACCCGGCCTCGACGACCGACCTGGCCCGCCGCCACGGTCTCGCCCCCTCGACCGTCTCCGCCCATCTGTCGGTCCTGCGCGAGGCGGGTCTGCTCGGCTCACGACGGCAGGGCCACCACGTGCTGTACGGGCGGACACCGCTCGGCGACGCGGTGGTTTCCGGGGCCTGA
- a CDS encoding MFS transporter, translating into MGSVRPAPWRRAAVVAALMLAAFTFNTTENLPVGLLSLMADDLRVSLTAVGALVTGYGLAVAVGSLPLAHVTRSVPRRHLMSALLTVLAVASWISALTAVSYGLLLAARVATALAQALFWAVMGPVAVGLFPSERRGRIIGLLSVGGSLATVAGVPAGTWLGGHSSWRVPFAVLGALAVVSLAVVAVLLPTSRPQESHAAYGAAPDRRRFAVVLTTTALSVTGAFTGFTYIVAFLDEVSGFGQDAVSTVLMAFGAAALAGVTVAGPLLDRFPRATLTVPVAGQAVALIGLYAGGSGQVATVVLLMLLGASVAPLFMATQSQVLRVAPGRTETALAANSAAFNVGVAVGALLGGALLPLTGVRGTFLAGGLLTAVALVVLSWPESVVSRAAVDAPETGIR; encoded by the coding sequence ATGGGCAGCGTACGTCCGGCCCCCTGGCGCAGGGCCGCCGTCGTCGCGGCGCTGATGCTGGCGGCGTTCACCTTCAACACCACCGAGAACCTCCCGGTGGGTCTGCTGTCCCTGATGGCGGACGATCTGCGGGTCTCGCTCACGGCGGTGGGCGCGCTGGTCACCGGCTACGGCCTGGCGGTGGCCGTCGGCTCCCTGCCGCTGGCCCACGTCACCCGGTCCGTGCCGCGCCGGCATCTGATGTCCGCTCTGCTCACGGTGCTCGCGGTGGCCAGCTGGATCTCCGCGCTCACCGCCGTGTCGTACGGGCTGCTGCTGGCGGCCCGGGTAGCGACTGCGCTGGCGCAGGCGCTGTTCTGGGCGGTGATGGGGCCGGTCGCGGTCGGGCTGTTCCCGTCCGAGCGCCGCGGCCGGATCATCGGGCTGCTGTCGGTCGGCGGCTCGCTGGCCACGGTCGCCGGGGTACCGGCGGGGACCTGGCTGGGCGGGCACAGCAGCTGGCGGGTGCCGTTCGCGGTCCTCGGCGCGCTCGCCGTCGTGTCGCTGGCCGTGGTGGCCGTGCTGCTGCCGACCTCGCGACCGCAGGAGAGTCATGCGGCGTACGGGGCCGCCCCCGACCGGCGCCGGTTCGCGGTCGTGCTCACCACCACCGCGCTCTCGGTGACGGGCGCGTTCACCGGGTTCACCTACATCGTGGCCTTCCTGGACGAGGTGAGCGGGTTCGGCCAGGACGCGGTGAGCACGGTGCTCATGGCGTTCGGGGCGGCGGCGCTGGCCGGGGTCACGGTGGCCGGGCCTCTGCTGGACCGGTTTCCACGGGCCACGCTGACCGTGCCGGTGGCCGGACAGGCCGTCGCCCTGATCGGCCTGTACGCGGGCGGCAGCGGCCAGGTCGCGACCGTCGTCCTGCTGATGCTGCTGGGCGCCTCGGTGGCACCGCTGTTCATGGCGACACAGAGCCAGGTGCTGCGTGTCGCGCCGGGACGCACCGAGACCGCCCTCGCGGCCAACTCGGCCGCGTTCAACGTGGGCGTGGCCGTCGGCGCCCTGCTCGGCGGCGCGCTGCTGCCCTTGACCGGGGTCCGCGGCACGTTCCTGGCGGGCGGGCTGCTGACGGCGGTGGCGCTGGTGGTCCTGTCCTGGCCGGAGTCGGTCGTCTCACGGGCGGCGGTGGACGCACCCGAGACCGGCATCCGATGA
- the hemC gene encoding hydroxymethylbilane synthase codes for MSLPELIRIVSRDSPMALAQVERVRSELTALYPGVRTEVVPVKTTGDKWMGDLSKVEGKGAFTKEVDAALLAGEADLAVHCVKDVPADRPLPAGTTFAAFLKRDDIRDALIHPGGLTLDELPEGTRIGTSSVRRVAQLAATHPHLECVPFRGNANRRLAKLAAGEADALLLAVSGLERIGREDVISEILSPETMMPPIGAGILALQCREGDTELIDTVSALGDPDTFREATAERMFLHVLQGHCNSPIAGYARVDHSDELSLRACVFTPDGKTRLNAHEWAGRLDPATLGTSVAVALLRQGAREIIDGIPH; via the coding sequence ATGTCCCTCCCGGAACTGATCCGCATCGTCTCCCGTGACTCGCCGATGGCGCTGGCTCAAGTGGAGCGTGTCAGAAGCGAGTTGACGGCCCTGTACCCCGGTGTGCGCACCGAGGTCGTACCGGTGAAGACGACCGGTGACAAGTGGATGGGTGACCTGTCCAAGGTCGAGGGCAAGGGCGCGTTCACCAAGGAGGTCGACGCGGCGCTGCTGGCAGGTGAGGCCGATCTCGCGGTGCACTGCGTGAAGGACGTGCCCGCCGACCGGCCGCTTCCGGCGGGCACCACGTTCGCGGCGTTCCTGAAGCGGGACGACATCCGCGACGCCCTGATCCACCCGGGCGGCCTCACTCTGGACGAGCTTCCGGAGGGGACCCGGATCGGCACCTCCTCGGTGCGCCGCGTGGCCCAGCTGGCCGCCACCCACCCGCACCTGGAGTGTGTGCCGTTCCGCGGCAACGCCAACCGTCGGCTGGCCAAGCTGGCGGCCGGCGAGGCGGACGCGCTGCTGCTCGCGGTCTCCGGCCTGGAGCGCATCGGCCGCGAGGACGTGATCAGCGAGATCCTCTCCCCCGAGACGATGATGCCGCCGATCGGCGCGGGCATCCTCGCGCTCCAGTGCCGGGAGGGCGACACCGAGCTGATCGACACGGTGAGCGCGCTGGGTGATCCGGACACGTTCCGGGAGGCGACCGCCGAGCGGATGTTCCTGCACGTCCTGCAGGGCCACTGCAACAGCCCGATCGCGGGGTACGCACGCGTGGACCACAGCGACGAACTTTCCCTGCGCGCCTGTGTGTTCACCCCGGACGGCAAGACGCGGCTGAACGCCCACGAATGGGCGGGCCGGCTGGATCCGGCCACGCTGGGCACCTCGGTCGCCGTGGCGCTGCTGCGTCAGGGCGCCCGCGAGATCATCGACGGCATTCCCCACTGA
- a CDS encoding ABC transporter permease, protein MSEAPAAPRTVSADPSSISLLLRPPEPRAGWRVLPARVVAMCAVELQKLGHDRTELYTRAVQPALWLLIFGQTFTRIKAIPTQGIPYIDYLAPGIIAQSAMFIAIFYGIQIIWERDAGILNKLLVTPTPRSALTTGKAFAAGVKSLIQAVVVIVIAALLGVSLTWNPLKLLGVGAIVILGSAFFSCLSMTIAGIVLSRDRLMGIGQAITMPLFFGSNALYPLSVMPGWLQAVSKVNPLSYEVDALRGLLLGTHAHLALDFGVLAVAAVLGITAASSLLGRLAR, encoded by the coding sequence ATGTCCGAAGCACCCGCCGCACCGCGAACCGTGTCGGCTGACCCGAGCTCCATCAGTCTGCTGCTCCGCCCGCCGGAGCCCCGCGCGGGCTGGCGAGTGCTGCCCGCCCGGGTCGTGGCGATGTGCGCCGTGGAACTGCAGAAGCTCGGCCACGACCGCACCGAGCTCTACACCCGCGCGGTCCAGCCCGCCCTGTGGCTGCTGATCTTCGGCCAGACCTTCACCCGCATCAAGGCGATCCCCACTCAGGGCATCCCCTACATCGACTATCTGGCGCCCGGCATCATCGCCCAGTCGGCGATGTTCATCGCGATCTTCTACGGCATCCAGATCATCTGGGAGCGGGACGCGGGCATCCTCAACAAGCTGCTGGTCACGCCCACCCCGCGCTCGGCACTCACCACCGGGAAGGCCTTCGCGGCCGGCGTGAAGTCGCTGATCCAGGCGGTCGTCGTCATCGTCATCGCCGCCCTCCTCGGGGTGTCCCTGACCTGGAACCCGCTCAAGCTCCTCGGCGTCGGGGCGATCGTGATCCTCGGCTCGGCGTTCTTCTCCTGCCTGTCGATGACCATCGCAGGCATCGTGCTCAGCAGGGACCGCCTGATGGGCATCGGGCAGGCCATCACCATGCCGCTCTTCTTCGGCTCCAACGCCCTGTACCCGCTGTCCGTCATGCCGGGCTGGCTCCAGGCCGTGAGCAAGGTGAACCCGCTCAGCTACGAAGTCGACGCCCTGCGCGGCCTCCTCCTCGGCACCCACGCCCATCTGGCGCTCGACTTCGGGGTGCTGGCCGTGGCCGCCGTGCTCGGCATCACGGCGGCCTCCTCGCTCCTCGGTCGACTGGCCCGTTGA
- a CDS encoding ABC transporter ATP-binding protein codes for MTPEAVSCTGLAYAFGDTNAVDGLDLTVEEGEVFGLLGPNGAGKTTAIRCITTLLPVPAGMIHVFGRDTATDAMAVRRLLGYVPQQLSADANLTGRENVTLFARVFDVARKERAERVAQALAAVDLTEAADRLAGTYSGGMVRRLELAQALVSAPRLLILDEPTIGLDPIARTGVWEHINAVREATGMTVLVTTHYMDEAAQYCDRVGLMHRGRIRALGTPDALRRGLAESRGTDALPTLEDVFRDVAGSGLEDEGGDFRDVRSTRRTANRVG; via the coding sequence ATGACACCCGAAGCTGTTTCCTGTACGGGGCTCGCCTACGCCTTCGGTGACACCAACGCCGTGGACGGGCTGGACCTGACCGTCGAAGAGGGGGAGGTCTTCGGACTGCTCGGCCCCAACGGCGCCGGTAAGACCACCGCCATCCGCTGCATCACCACCCTGCTCCCCGTCCCGGCCGGCATGATCCACGTCTTCGGCCGCGACACCGCCACCGACGCGATGGCCGTACGCCGGCTGCTCGGCTACGTCCCGCAGCAGCTGTCCGCCGACGCGAACCTGACCGGCCGGGAGAACGTCACCCTGTTCGCCCGGGTCTTCGACGTCGCCCGCAAGGAACGCGCCGAACGCGTCGCCCAGGCCCTGGCCGCGGTCGACCTCACCGAAGCCGCCGACCGGCTCGCCGGTACCTACTCCGGCGGCATGGTCCGCCGGCTGGAGCTCGCCCAGGCCCTGGTCAGCGCGCCGCGGTTGCTGATCCTCGACGAGCCGACCATCGGCCTCGACCCGATCGCCCGCACCGGCGTGTGGGAGCACATCAACGCCGTGCGTGAGGCGACCGGCATGACGGTCCTCGTGACCACCCACTACATGGACGAGGCCGCCCAGTACTGCGACCGGGTCGGCCTCATGCACCGGGGCCGCATCCGCGCCCTCGGCACCCCCGACGCACTCCGCCGAGGCCTTGCCGAGAGCCGGGGCACCGACGCCCTGCCGACCCTGGAGGACGTCTTCCGTGACGTCGCCGGCAGCGGACTCGAAGACGAGGGAGGGGATTTCCGCGATGTCCGAAGCACCCGCCGCACCGCGAACCGTGTCGGCTGA
- a CDS encoding MarR family winged helix-turn-helix transcriptional regulator, with product MDEETFPEELADALAGVQRLLRRRLRAGLTVPRLRGAEVELLRLVESRPGIGVSDAAKELYLAGNSVSTLVNQLVKEGHLVRETDPADRRAARLLLTEKAEARLGDWKQRRVALVSGHITRLDAADQEALRAALPALRALAVTLHEEAEET from the coding sequence GTGGACGAGGAGACCTTCCCGGAAGAGCTGGCCGACGCACTCGCCGGCGTCCAGCGGCTGCTCAGGCGCAGGCTGCGCGCCGGACTGACCGTGCCGCGGCTGCGTGGCGCCGAGGTCGAACTGCTGCGCCTGGTCGAGTCGCGGCCCGGCATCGGCGTCTCCGACGCCGCCAAGGAGCTGTATCTGGCCGGGAACTCCGTCTCGACCCTGGTCAACCAGCTGGTCAAGGAGGGCCATCTGGTCCGTGAGACCGACCCCGCCGACCGGCGCGCCGCCCGTCTGCTGCTCACCGAGAAGGCCGAGGCACGCCTCGGGGACTGGAAGCAGCGGCGGGTCGCGCTCGTGAGCGGGCACATCACCCGGCTGGACGCGGCCGATCAGGAGGCCCTGCGCGCCGCGCTCCCCGCGCTGCGCGCGCTCGCCGTCACTCTGCACGAGGAGGCCGAGGAGACATGA